A single region of the Rhizobium sp. NLR16a genome encodes:
- a CDS encoding ABC transporter permease, which yields MDYYDIFINVLSSTVRLSIPLIFTALAGLFSERAGIFDIGLEGKMLGSAFAAACVAYLTGSAWLGLGAGVVCSVALSLVHGFASITNRGNQIVSGVAINFFIAGITIVLGQAWFGQGGRTPQLAPEARFAPIILPGADAVHDIPIIGPLYASVISGNNILTYLAFLAVPFSWWVLYRTRFGLRLRAVGENPGAVDTAGISVSWLRYRAVMCAGILCGFSGTYLAIAQSAAFIKDMSAGKGYIALAALVFAKWKPVPVMFACLLFGFLDALANFMQGKQVPLVGEVPVQVFQALPYILTCILLAGFIGVAIPPKAGGVPYTKER from the coding sequence ATGGATTATTACGACATCTTCATCAACGTCCTGAGCTCGACGGTCAGGCTCTCTATTCCGCTGATCTTTACCGCGCTCGCGGGACTGTTTTCCGAGCGCGCCGGCATCTTCGATATCGGCCTGGAAGGGAAGATGCTGGGCTCGGCCTTCGCCGCCGCCTGCGTGGCCTATCTCACCGGTTCGGCCTGGCTGGGCCTTGGCGCCGGCGTCGTTTGTTCGGTGGCGCTCAGCCTGGTGCATGGCTTTGCCTCGATCACCAATCGCGGCAACCAGATCGTCTCAGGTGTGGCGATCAACTTCTTCATCGCCGGCATCACCATCGTGCTCGGCCAGGCCTGGTTCGGCCAGGGCGGCCGGACGCCGCAGCTGGCGCCGGAGGCCCGCTTCGCGCCGATCATCCTGCCGGGCGCCGATGCCGTCCACGACATACCGATCATCGGTCCGCTCTATGCAAGCGTGATATCGGGCAACAATATCCTCACCTATCTCGCCTTCCTCGCCGTGCCCTTCTCCTGGTGGGTGCTTTACCGCACGCGCTTCGGCCTCAGGCTGCGCGCCGTCGGCGAAAATCCCGGCGCGGTCGATACGGCAGGCATTTCGGTTTCTTGGCTGCGCTATCGCGCCGTCATGTGCGCCGGCATCCTCTGCGGCTTTTCCGGCACGTACCTCGCGATCGCCCAGTCCGCCGCCTTCATCAAGGACATGTCGGCCGGCAAGGGCTACATCGCGCTGGCGGCGCTAGTTTTCGCCAAGTGGAAGCCGGTACCGGTGATGTTCGCCTGCCTGCTCTTCGGCTTCCTGGATGCTTTGGCGAACTTCATGCAGGGCAAGCAGGTGCCGTTGGTCGGTGAAGTGCCGGTCCAGGTCTTCCAGGCACTGCCCTATATCCTGACCTGCATCCTGCTTGCCGGCTTCATCGGCGTCGCAATCCCGCCAAAGGCCGGCGGCGTGCCCTATACGAAGGAGCGTTGA
- the deoC gene encoding deoxyribose-phosphate aldolase yields MTSHSIRETAAVALSLLDLTNLKDDCTEAQIDTLCARAQTPYGNSAAICIWPRFVAHARNILGAGHAVRIATVVNFPAGDMEVADVAAETREAIADGADEIDLVIPYRKFISGNEKAVTDMVKAVRAECAGPVLLKVIIETGELKDAALIRRASELAIEAGADFIKTSTGKVAVNATLEAADIMIRAIRESGRKVGFKPAGGIGSVADAALYLSLAETIMAPDWAMPSTFRFGASGLLDDILAVLSGAQPAAAAASSY; encoded by the coding sequence ATGACTAGCCATTCTATCCGGGAGACCGCGGCGGTCGCCCTTTCCCTTCTCGACCTCACCAATTTGAAGGACGATTGCACCGAGGCGCAGATCGACACGCTCTGCGCCCGCGCGCAGACGCCCTACGGCAACAGCGCCGCGATCTGCATCTGGCCGCGTTTCGTCGCCCATGCCCGCAATATCCTCGGCGCCGGCCATGCTGTGCGGATCGCAACCGTCGTCAATTTCCCCGCGGGCGATATGGAGGTGGCCGACGTCGCCGCCGAAACCCGTGAGGCGATCGCCGATGGCGCTGACGAGATCGATCTGGTCATTCCCTACCGCAAGTTCATATCAGGCAACGAGAAGGCGGTGACCGACATGGTCAAGGCGGTGCGCGCCGAATGCGCCGGCCCCGTCCTGCTGAAAGTGATCATCGAGACCGGCGAGTTGAAGGATGCGGCCCTGATCCGCCGTGCCTCGGAGCTCGCGATTGAAGCCGGCGCCGATTTCATCAAGACCTCGACCGGCAAGGTCGCCGTCAACGCGACGCTCGAAGCCGCCGACATTATGATCCGGGCCATTCGTGAGAGCGGGCGCAAGGTCGGCTTCAAGCCGGCTGGCGGCATCGGCTCGGTGGCCGATGCGGCGCTCTATCTCAGCCTTGCCGAAACCATCATGGCGCCGGACTGGGCCATGCCCTCGACCTTCCGCTTTGGCGCTTCCGGCCTGCTCGACGACATACTGGCGGTTCTGAGCGGAGCGCAGCCGGCAGCGGCTGCGGCGTCGAGCTATTGA
- the deoA gene encoding thymidine phosphorylase, which yields MIPQEIIRRKRDGEELDPADISSFIAALSDGQLSEGQIGAFAMAVWFKGMSRKEIVALTLAMANSGDRLQWADIGRPIADKHSTGGVGDNVSLMLAPIAAACGLAVPMISGRGLGHTGGTLDKLESIPGYVITPDSDLFHRVVKGAGFAIIGQTGSLAPADGRLYAVRDVTATVDSIPLITASILSKKLAAGLETLVLDVKLGNGAFMADRGQAEMLARSLVEVANGAGVKTSALITDMNEPLADCAGNAVEMRNCLDFLAGRKTGTRLETVVFAFAAEMLVKSGIASSCEEADAMARRALSSGRAAESFGRMVSMLGGPADLVENPERYLAGAPVEREVPAARSGWMAACDARGIGISVIDLGGGRRHPSDRIDHRVGFSGLLPLGTWVDAGDPIAVVHAACEAAAEKAVAALAVHYRIADDRPELAPVIAGRV from the coding sequence ATGATTCCGCAGGAGATCATCCGGCGTAAACGCGATGGCGAGGAACTCGACCCCGCCGATATCAGCTCCTTCATCGCGGCACTCTCCGACGGGCAGCTGTCCGAAGGACAGATCGGCGCCTTCGCCATGGCCGTCTGGTTCAAGGGCATGTCACGCAAGGAAATCGTCGCCCTCACGCTGGCGATGGCCAATTCCGGCGACAGGCTGCAATGGGCGGATATCGGCCGTCCCATCGCCGACAAACATTCAACCGGCGGCGTCGGCGATAACGTCTCGCTGATGCTGGCGCCGATCGCCGCCGCCTGCGGCCTCGCCGTCCCGATGATCTCGGGGCGCGGCCTCGGCCATACCGGCGGCACGCTCGACAAGCTCGAATCCATTCCCGGCTATGTAATCACCCCTGATTCGGACCTGTTCCACAGGGTCGTGAAAGGGGCGGGATTCGCCATCATCGGCCAGACCGGAAGCTTGGCGCCCGCCGACGGCAGGCTTTATGCCGTGCGCGATGTCACCGCCACCGTCGATTCCATTCCGCTCATCACTGCCTCCATCCTGTCGAAGAAGCTCGCAGCCGGACTTGAGACGCTGGTGCTCGACGTCAAGCTCGGCAACGGCGCCTTCATGGCTGACCGCGGTCAGGCGGAGATGCTGGCGCGTTCCCTGGTCGAGGTGGCGAACGGCGCGGGCGTGAAGACCTCCGCCTTGATCACCGACATGAATGAGCCGCTTGCCGATTGCGCCGGCAATGCCGTCGAGATGCGCAACTGCTTGGACTTCCTGGCGGGCAGGAAGACCGGCACGCGACTCGAGACCGTGGTTTTTGCCTTCGCCGCCGAGATGCTGGTTAAATCAGGCATTGCCTCTTCCTGCGAGGAAGCCGACGCGATGGCGCGTCGAGCGCTGTCGTCGGGACGGGCGGCCGAAAGCTTCGGGCGCATGGTTTCCATGCTCGGCGGACCGGCCGATCTCGTCGAAAATCCCGAGAGATACCTGGCCGGGGCGCCGGTCGAAAGAGAAGTCCCCGCTGCCCGATCCGGCTGGATGGCCGCCTGCGACGCGCGCGGTATCGGCATCAGCGTCATCGATCTCGGCGGCGGCCGCCGCCATCCGTCAGATCGCATCGACCACCGCGTCGGTTTCTCCGGCCTCCTGCCGCTCGGCACGTGGGTCGATGCGGGCGATCCGATCGCTGTCGTTCACGCTGCCTGCGAAGCCGCGGCGGAAAAAGCAGTTGCCGCCCTTGCCGTGCATTATCGCATTGCTGACGACAGGCCGGAATTGGCCCCCGTCATTGCAGGTCGGGTCTGA
- a CDS encoding purine-nucleoside phosphorylase — MKATVELLVALLGAIKPRHGIVLGSGLGSLVGQLDGAVRIPYRDLPGFPVSAVSGHAGEVVAGRLGGKPVIMLSGRVHYYEKGDANAMRLPIEVLKALGVEALILTNSAGSLRDDMPPGSVMQITDHINYSGMNPLIGEESDHRFVGMTNAYDAGLAAAIRKAAAKLKIELAQGVYMWFSGPSFETPAEIRMARILGADAVGMSTVPEVIIARMLGLRVAAASVITNYGAGMTGNELSHEETKDMAPVGGARLAAILKEMIAGGSEND, encoded by the coding sequence ATGAAGGCGACGGTCGAACTGCTTGTCGCCCTGCTCGGCGCGATCAAGCCGCGCCATGGCATCGTGCTCGGCTCTGGCCTCGGCTCCCTCGTTGGCCAGCTGGACGGCGCCGTCCGTATTCCCTATCGCGACCTGCCGGGCTTTCCCGTCAGCGCCGTCTCCGGCCACGCTGGCGAAGTCGTCGCAGGCCGCCTCGGTGGAAAGCCAGTCATCATGCTTTCCGGCCGCGTGCATTATTATGAGAAGGGCGATGCCAACGCCATGCGCCTGCCGATCGAGGTGCTGAAGGCGCTCGGCGTCGAGGCGCTGATCCTGACCAATTCGGCCGGATCGCTGCGCGACGACATGCCCCCCGGCTCGGTGATGCAAATCACCGATCACATCAACTACTCCGGCATGAACCCGCTGATCGGCGAGGAGAGCGACCATCGCTTCGTCGGCATGACCAATGCCTATGATGCCGGCCTCGCCGCGGCGATTCGGAAGGCAGCGGCAAAGCTCAAGATTGAGCTGGCGCAGGGCGTCTATATGTGGTTTTCCGGGCCGAGCTTCGAAACGCCGGCCGAAATCCGCATGGCGCGCATCCTGGGCGCCGATGCCGTCGGCATGTCGACAGTGCCCGAGGTGATCATCGCAAGAATGCTGGGTCTGAGGGTTGCGGCCGCTTCCGTTATCACCAACTATGGAGCAGGCATGACCGGCAATGAGCTCAGCCATGAAGAAACCAAGGACATGGCGCCCGTCGGCGGCGCCCGTCTCGCCGCCATATTGAAAGAGATGATTGCGGGAGGAAGCGAAAATGACTAG
- a CDS encoding adenosine deaminase: MTSHLKKVELHCHLEGAAPPALTEAQARKYGVDISGELRDGAYVWHDFASFLECYDKVSEVYRTEEDYALLTETYLDELAGIHTIYSELIVSPDHGKRIGLGADAYIAGVCEGIRRAKAKTGIEARLIVTGERHFGPESVMGAAEYAAKAGNPLITGFNLAGEERMGRVADYIRAFDIARDAGLGLTIHAGEVCGAFSVADALDAVRPARIGHGVRAIEDVDLVKRLADLGTVLEVCPGSNIALKVFPDFTSHPLRRLKEAGVRVTISSDDPPFFHTSLKREYELAADVFGFSDTEIDAMTRTAIEAAFVDEETRKALLARL; encoded by the coding sequence GTGACATCGCATTTGAAGAAGGTCGAGCTGCACTGCCATCTGGAGGGCGCGGCACCGCCTGCATTGACCGAGGCGCAGGCGCGGAAATACGGTGTCGACATCAGCGGCGAGCTGCGCGATGGCGCCTATGTCTGGCACGATTTCGCAAGTTTTCTGGAATGTTACGACAAGGTTTCCGAGGTCTACAGGACGGAGGAGGATTATGCGCTTCTGACCGAAACCTATCTAGACGAACTTGCCGGCATCCATACGATCTACAGCGAACTCATCGTCTCGCCCGACCACGGCAAGCGTATCGGGCTCGGCGCCGATGCCTATATAGCAGGCGTCTGTGAAGGCATCCGGCGGGCCAAGGCCAAAACCGGCATCGAGGCCCGGCTGATCGTCACCGGGGAACGGCATTTCGGTCCGGAGAGCGTGATGGGAGCGGCCGAATATGCGGCAAAGGCCGGCAACCCTCTGATAACCGGCTTCAATCTAGCCGGTGAGGAGCGCATGGGCCGTGTGGCCGATTATATCAGAGCCTTCGACATCGCCCGCGATGCCGGTCTGGGCTTGACCATCCATGCCGGCGAGGTCTGCGGCGCCTTCAGCGTTGCCGACGCGCTCGATGCCGTGCGGCCTGCACGCATCGGCCACGGCGTGCGTGCCATCGAGGATGTCGATCTGGTGAAGCGACTTGCCGATCTCGGCACCGTGCTTGAAGTCTGCCCAGGCTCCAATATCGCGCTCAAGGTGTTTCCCGATTTCACCTCGCATCCGCTGCGGCGACTGAAGGAAGCGGGCGTGCGGGTGACGATCAGTTCCGACGATCCGCCGTTTTTCCATACGTCGCTGAAGCGGGAGTATGAACTTGCGGCCGATGTCTTCGGCTTCAGCGACACAGAGATCGACGCCATGACCCGCACGGCGATCGAGGCAGCTTTCGTCGATGAAGAGACGCGCAAGGCTCTGCTTGCCCGGCTTTGA
- a CDS encoding Flp family type IVb pilin, protein MTKLFSRFLKDESGATAIEYGLIAALISVALIAGATTLGEKIGNTFNGLSTKMDDATTAVN, encoded by the coding sequence ATGACCAAGCTTTTTAGCCGTTTTCTGAAGGACGAATCCGGCGCGACCGCAATCGAATACGGCCTGATCGCAGCTCTCATTTCCGTAGCGCTCATCGCCGGCGCCACGACCCTCGGCGAGAAGATCGGCAACACGTTCAACGGTCTGAGCACCAAGATGGATGACGCCACCACGGCGGTCAACTAA
- the upp gene encoding uracil phosphoribosyltransferase, with product MDGVTVIDHPLVQHKLTIMRRKETSTGSFRRLLREISTLLCYEVTRDLELTMATIETPLQTMDSPILEGKKLVFASILRAGNGLLEGMLDLVPSARVSHIGVYRDHETLQPVEYYFKAPEDVAERLIIVVDPMLATGNSSIAAIDKLKERGAHNIRFLCLLAAPEGIRNFRAAHPDVPVFTAAIDSHLNEKGYIMPGLGDAGDRMYGTK from the coding sequence ATGGACGGCGTCACGGTCATCGATCACCCGCTTGTGCAACACAAGCTCACCATCATGCGACGCAAGGAGACATCGACGGGAAGTTTCCGGCGCCTGCTGCGCGAAATCTCCACGCTGCTTTGTTACGAGGTCACCCGCGATCTCGAATTGACGATGGCGACGATCGAGACGCCGCTGCAGACGATGGACTCGCCGATCCTCGAGGGCAAGAAGCTGGTCTTCGCCTCGATCCTGCGCGCCGGCAACGGGCTGCTCGAAGGCATGCTCGATCTCGTGCCTTCCGCCCGGGTCTCGCATATCGGCGTCTATCGCGATCACGAGACGCTGCAGCCGGTCGAGTATTACTTCAAGGCGCCGGAGGACGTGGCCGAGCGCCTGATCATCGTCGTCGACCCGATGCTGGCGACCGGCAATTCCTCGATTGCGGCGATCGACAAGCTCAAGGAACGCGGCGCCCACAATATCCGCTTCCTCTGCCTGCTCGCCGCCCCGGAAGGCATCCGCAACTTCCGCGCGGCGCATCCGGATGTTCCGGTCTTCACCGCGGCGATCGACAGCCATCTGAACGAGAAGGGCTACATTATGCCGGGCCTCGGCGATGCCGGCGACCGCATGTACGGCACGAAATAA
- a CDS encoding cytidine deaminase, which translates to MSHDLFEAARGAMAFAHAPYSKFPVGAAIRAEDGKVYTGANIENLSFPQGWCAEPTAISAMIMGGARKIVEMAVIAEKLPLCPPCGGCRQKISEFAAKDTKIYLCDEAGVKKTMTMEELLPFSFETELG; encoded by the coding sequence ATGTCCCACGACCTGTTCGAAGCCGCCCGCGGCGCCATGGCCTTTGCCCATGCGCCCTATTCGAAATTCCCGGTCGGCGCGGCGATCCGCGCCGAGGACGGCAAGGTCTATACCGGCGCCAACATCGAAAACCTCTCCTTTCCGCAAGGATGGTGCGCCGAGCCGACGGCGATCAGCGCCATGATCATGGGCGGCGCCAGGAAGATCGTCGAAATGGCCGTCATCGCCGAGAAGCTGCCGCTCTGCCCGCCCTGCGGCGGCTGCCGCCAGAAAATTTCCGAATTCGCCGCCAAGGACACGAAGATCTATCTCTGCGATGAGGCAGGCGTGAAGAAGACCATGACGATGGAAGAGCTCCTTCCTTTCAGCTTCGAGACCGAACTCGGATGA
- a CDS encoding TIGR02281 family clan AA aspartic protease → MTRGLYRKDFCFMLVRTVIFASVAAVLATQVPSLVGRISQQPADGLSANYVSADAHQSAAPAPASGNGTIRLQADAQGHYTGSFKINGKPVPGLIDTGATYVALNETLARRLGYTANQLDFRYGVNTANGQTKAAHVILDRVEIGGIRVRNVEAFVLRDDALTTTLVGMSFLQKLASYSVADGSLSLKQ, encoded by the coding sequence ATGACGCGGGGTTTATACAGGAAGGATTTCTGTTTCATGCTCGTGCGTACCGTCATTTTCGCCAGCGTCGCCGCAGTGCTGGCCACACAGGTACCTTCGCTCGTTGGACGTATCAGCCAACAACCTGCCGACGGTCTCTCCGCCAATTACGTCTCGGCCGACGCCCACCAGTCCGCTGCACCGGCGCCCGCTTCCGGCAATGGTACGATCCGCCTGCAGGCGGATGCGCAGGGGCACTATACCGGCAGCTTCAAGATCAACGGCAAACCGGTGCCAGGGCTGATCGATACCGGCGCCACCTATGTCGCGCTCAATGAGACACTCGCCCGCCGGCTCGGCTACACCGCAAATCAGCTTGACTTCCGCTATGGTGTGAACACGGCGAACGGCCAGACGAAGGCCGCGCATGTGATCCTTGACCGCGTCGAAATCGGCGGCATCCGCGTCCGCAATGTCGAAGCCTTCGTGCTCAGGGACGATGCCTTAACGACCACGCTCGTCGGCATGAGCTTCCTGCAGAAACTCGCCTCCTATTCAGTCGCCGACGGCTCGCTCAGCCTCAAACAGTAA
- a CDS encoding pilus assembly protein N-terminal domain-containing protein, with product MSSSGKTIFFAGMIAVSGVSGVSSAADDDMLRVYMDHARVLKLDRPVSKVIVGNAQVADATVADAKTIVLTGRSFGTTNLVLLDADGNAILDERILVSIDEGNTVRVYRQTERSVLSCTPNCEQHAQQAAAGATSP from the coding sequence ATGTCATCGAGCGGCAAAACCATTTTCTTTGCCGGTATGATCGCCGTTTCCGGTGTTTCGGGAGTTTCCTCGGCCGCAGACGATGACATGCTGCGCGTCTATATGGATCACGCGCGCGTCTTGAAGCTCGACCGCCCCGTCAGCAAGGTCATCGTCGGCAATGCCCAGGTCGCCGACGCGACCGTCGCCGATGCCAAGACGATCGTGCTGACAGGACGCAGCTTCGGCACCACCAATCTGGTCCTTCTGGACGCCGACGGCAACGCGATCCTCGACGAGCGCATCCTTGTGTCGATAGACGAGGGCAACACGGTGCGCGTCTACCGGCAGACCGAGCGCTCCGTGCTGTCCTGCACGCCCAATTGCGAGCAGCATGCGCAGCAAGCGGCCGCCGGCGCCACGTCACCCTGA
- a CDS encoding TadE/TadG family type IV pilus assembly protein: MAMRNPFTRLVQQARRLARERKGAGAIEFAILFPVLIMLYIGAFEITIGLSVSKRATRAAGSIADLVTQQQSVTKSALAQMPSVATAMFVPYNSTSLTLKITGISIDAGANAKVLWSWAQGGTAPYAKNAPVSDVPADMKTANSFLVRTELSIPYTMFLFAPNFMPDGMRTITISRSYFYRQRQGDSIPCGDC; this comes from the coding sequence ATGGCGATGCGCAACCCGTTCACCAGACTGGTACAGCAGGCGCGTCGGCTGGCGCGAGAGCGCAAGGGCGCCGGAGCGATCGAATTCGCGATCCTCTTTCCCGTGCTCATCATGCTCTATATCGGCGCTTTCGAGATCACCATCGGCCTCAGCGTCAGCAAACGCGCGACACGCGCCGCTGGTTCGATCGCCGACCTCGTCACCCAGCAGCAATCCGTCACGAAGAGCGCGCTCGCGCAGATGCCGTCGGTCGCAACGGCGATGTTCGTGCCCTACAATTCAACATCGCTGACGCTGAAAATCACCGGAATTTCAATCGACGCCGGCGCCAATGCGAAAGTGCTCTGGTCCTGGGCGCAGGGCGGAACGGCGCCTTACGCCAAGAATGCGCCGGTGAGCGACGTGCCGGCCGATATGAAGACGGCAAACAGCTTCCTCGTTCGGACCGAACTCAGCATCCCCTATACGATGTTCCTGTTCGCGCCGAACTTCATGCCGGATGGGATGCGCACGATTACCATCAGCCGCAGTTACTTCTACCGCCAGCGGCAAGGCGACTCGATCCCCTGCGGAGACTGCTGA
- a CDS encoding TadE/TadG family type IV pilus assembly protein — protein sequence MTVVDQKTDRERAFAPDRFSRFRAVVRSRDGAAAIEFALLAIPYFLVIFAILETFIAFAAEELVSNAVDTMSRRMRTGQITYNLGRTTDMSRTQFRQAFCNEISILISCSTSEAATPSKLYLDVQTFGTFSAIPTTIPKVSSDRYADINTAAFKYTPGGAGTINMLRAYYRWEIITDLVRPYITTIRPSDGSMPTQYLIIATSAFQNEQYP from the coding sequence ATGACGGTAGTTGATCAGAAGACGGATAGGGAGCGCGCCTTCGCGCCGGACCGTTTCTCCCGGTTTCGCGCTGTTGTCCGCTCGCGCGACGGCGCAGCGGCGATCGAATTTGCCTTGCTTGCCATCCCGTACTTCCTGGTGATCTTCGCGATCCTAGAAACCTTCATCGCGTTCGCTGCCGAAGAACTCGTCTCCAACGCCGTCGATACGATGAGCCGGCGGATGCGGACCGGGCAGATCACCTACAATCTCGGCCGTACGACCGACATGAGCCGGACGCAATTCCGCCAGGCGTTCTGCAATGAGATTTCGATCCTGATCAGCTGCTCGACCAGCGAAGCCGCCACGCCGAGCAAGCTTTACCTGGATGTGCAGACATTCGGCACCTTCTCGGCCATCCCGACGACGATCCCCAAGGTTTCCAGTGACCGATATGCCGATATCAACACTGCCGCCTTCAAATATACGCCTGGCGGTGCCGGCACCATCAACATGCTGCGCGCCTATTATCGATGGGAAATCATCACGGATCTGGTCCGGCCCTATATCACGACGATCCGTCCGTCCGACGGTTCGATGCCGACGCAATATCTGATCATCGCAACCTCCGCCTTCCAGAACGAGCAGTATCCATAA
- a CDS encoding phosphopentomutase: MARAFLFVLDSFGVGGAPDAAAYGDEGADTLGHIAEFCAAGAGDRAGLRSGPLSLPNMSELGLLHIARAASGRFPAGMPLPEKLYGIYGAASEISRGKDTPSGHWEIAGTPVNFDWGYFPTEGDAFPPELIEALCREGDVPGILGNCHASGTEIIARLGEEHIRTGKPICYTSSDSVFQVAAHEMHFGLDRLLAFCRTARTLLDSYNIGRVIARPFIGQSSSTFQRTGNRRDFSVPPPEPTLLDRLVEHRRHVHAVGKISDIFAHQGISRLIKASGNEALMDASLSAIDEAEDGDLVFTNFVDFDMIYGHRRDVPGYAAALEAFDARLPEVHKKLKPGDLVVLTADHGCDPTWRGTDHTRERVPVIAYGPGIQSRSIGVRRTYADIGESIAHHLGIPGGAHGRSFL; the protein is encoded by the coding sequence ATGGCGCGCGCCTTTCTTTTCGTTCTCGATTCCTTCGGCGTCGGCGGGGCGCCGGATGCGGCAGCCTATGGCGACGAGGGCGCCGACACGCTCGGCCATATCGCCGAATTCTGCGCGGCCGGTGCCGGAGACCGCGCTGGGCTGCGCAGCGGACCGCTTTCCCTGCCCAACATGTCGGAACTCGGGCTTCTGCACATCGCCCGGGCCGCCTCCGGCCGATTTCCGGCCGGCATGCCCCTGCCGGAAAAGCTCTACGGCATTTATGGCGCCGCCAGCGAAATCTCCCGCGGCAAGGATACGCCATCGGGGCATTGGGAGATCGCAGGGACACCCGTCAATTTCGATTGGGGATATTTTCCGACGGAAGGCGATGCCTTTCCCCCGGAGCTGATCGAGGCACTATGCCGGGAGGGCGACGTTCCCGGCATTCTCGGCAATTGCCACGCCTCGGGAACCGAAATCATCGCCAGGCTCGGCGAGGAACATATCCGCACCGGCAAGCCGATCTGCTACACGTCCTCGGATTCGGTCTTCCAGGTCGCGGCGCACGAAATGCATTTCGGCCTGGACCGGCTGCTTGCCTTCTGCCGCACGGCCCGCACCCTTCTCGATTCCTACAATATTGGCCGCGTCATTGCCCGGCCCTTCATCGGCCAGTCGTCCTCCACCTTCCAGCGCACCGGAAACCGGCGCGATTTTTCCGTGCCGCCGCCGGAGCCGACACTGCTCGACCGGCTCGTCGAGCACCGCCGGCATGTGCATGCCGTCGGAAAGATCAGTGACATCTTCGCCCACCAGGGCATTTCCAGGCTCATCAAGGCCAGCGGCAACGAGGCGCTGATGGATGCGTCGCTATCGGCAATCGACGAGGCCGAGGACGGCGATCTCGTCTTCACCAATTTCGTCGATTTCGACATGATCTACGGCCATCGTCGTGACGTGCCCGGTTATGCGGCAGCGCTCGAAGCCTTTGATGCGCGTCTGCCTGAGGTCCACAAGAAGTTGAAACCCGGCGACCTCGTCGTGCTGACCGCCGACCATGGCTGCGACCCTACCTGGCGCGGCACGGATCATACGCGCGAACGCGTGCCGGTCATCGCCTACGGCCCCGGCATCCAGTCGCGTTCCATCGGCGTTCGCCGCACCTATGCCGATATCGGCGAAAGCATTGCGCACCATCTCGGCATCCCGGGCGGCGCGCATGGAAGGAGCTTTTTGTGA